One Methylomonas sp. LL1 DNA window includes the following coding sequences:
- a CDS encoding PAS domain S-box protein: MNAPLKLLIIEDVPADFLLLERHFRHCGQDAECRRVENDMELKAALQNGPWDAVLSDYNVPGMDFPASLQQIRQFNPDLPVILVSGSVGEETAVELLHLGISDFVLKDNLTRLLPAIARGMDEANERRARKEAEAALRKSQTAALEEQRQARIAALNLMEDAVAARASAEAAHVELQESEAKYRLLAENASECIFWIDPDGNLKYLSPACARLYLRNIEDFLADPCLMADVIHPDDRATYLHHLICLDPNEGELELRIMREDGRHVWISHHCKPIFDTSGEYLGRRGVNRDITQRKQIEQELRDSEERFRVATENIRDAFIMVDGIEGKIVLWNPAATTMFGYSSREALGQPIHALLAPPRFHAAAAAGMAHFANTGEGPVIARTLELPALHKNGTEFSIELSLSATLLGGQWHAAGVIRDITERKKTEDQLRKLAQVVEQSPESIVITDQNGVIEYVNEVFLRNSGYSREEIIGQNPRILKSGKTSPETHRAFWDAMLRGEIWKGEFVNRRKDGSEYVEFAIVTPIRQADGTISHYAAVKENITEKKRIGEELDRHRHHLEELVASRTAELEAARAQADAANQAKSSFLANMSHEIRTPMNAIIGLTYLLRQSPLNKDQRERLEKIDMAAEHLLAIINDILDLSKIDAGCLELEQTDFALETILDHIRSLIADKAQAKGLSIEVDSGGVPLWLRGDPTRLRQAMLNYVSNALKFTKEGSIWLRAKLLAETDAGLLIRFEVQDTGIGIAPESLPMLFTAFAQADVSITRQYGGTGLGLAITRNLANMMGGDAGVESTPSHGSTFWFTAKLQRGHGVIPSASWGKSANAEAMLRRHFTGARLLLAEDNPINREVALELLHGAGLSVDTAENGRIALEKVLSNSYDLVLMDVQMPEMDGLTATRALRSRPDFAPLPILAMTANAFDDDRHACLDAGMNDFVAKPVNPEQLYETVLRWLSADDRQRLAVDRFDSAELLSPPPVPAQAFNLPGVDVTAGLGAVKGNSAKYRHLLRIFAESHAEDMKQVQAFLIDGNIADAHRLAHNLKGVSATLGARTVSDLAARLDNAFRREASVAERSELASLCDHELTQLVQAILALPVEAEPMEQTDIGDIDPERLRRTLAELEKLLAENNALASNLARDSANLLRTRLGKRYSEFSRQIDIFDYETALETLRGASDRTDSEG, from the coding sequence ATGAACGCCCCACTCAAGCTGCTGATCATTGAAGATGTCCCGGCCGACTTTCTGTTGCTGGAGCGGCATTTTCGCCACTGCGGCCAGGACGCCGAATGCCGGCGGGTGGAAAACGATATGGAGCTGAAAGCCGCGCTTCAAAACGGCCCATGGGATGCGGTGCTGTCCGACTATAACGTACCCGGCATGGATTTTCCCGCCAGCTTGCAACAAATCCGGCAGTTCAACCCCGATTTGCCGGTAATTTTGGTCTCGGGCAGCGTCGGCGAGGAAACTGCGGTCGAACTATTGCACCTAGGGATTAGCGATTTTGTGCTGAAGGACAATCTAACCCGCCTATTACCCGCCATCGCGCGCGGCATGGACGAGGCCAACGAACGGCGCGCGCGCAAGGAGGCCGAAGCCGCCCTGCGCAAGAGCCAAACAGCCGCCCTCGAAGAGCAACGCCAGGCCCGCATTGCGGCCCTCAACCTGATGGAAGATGCGGTCGCGGCCAGGGCCAGCGCCGAAGCCGCGCATGTCGAACTGCAAGAGTCGGAAGCCAAATACCGATTGCTGGCCGAAAACGCCTCCGAGTGCATCTTCTGGATAGATCCCGACGGTAACCTCAAGTACCTGTCGCCGGCCTGCGCCCGGCTTTACCTGCGGAACATTGAAGATTTTCTAGCCGATCCCTGTTTAATGGCCGACGTCATCCATCCGGACGACAGAGCCACCTATCTTCACCACCTGATTTGTCTTGATCCCAATGAAGGAGAACTGGAACTCCGCATCATGCGCGAAGACGGTCGCCACGTCTGGATCAGCCATCATTGCAAACCCATCTTCGACACTAGCGGCGAATATCTGGGACGACGCGGCGTAAACCGGGATATTACTCAGCGCAAGCAAATCGAGCAGGAGCTACGCGATAGCGAAGAACGCTTCCGGGTAGCCACCGAAAACATCCGCGATGCCTTTATCATGGTTGATGGCATAGAGGGCAAAATCGTACTGTGGAACCCGGCAGCCACAACTATGTTTGGCTACAGCAGCCGAGAGGCATTGGGACAGCCGATACACGCACTCCTTGCCCCGCCGCGTTTCCATGCGGCGGCAGCGGCCGGTATGGCACATTTCGCTAACACGGGTGAAGGCCCGGTAATTGCCCGCACCCTGGAACTGCCGGCCCTGCACAAAAACGGCACAGAATTTTCGATCGAACTCTCGCTGTCGGCGACCTTGCTTGGTGGCCAATGGCATGCCGCTGGCGTGATCCGCGACATCACAGAACGCAAAAAAACCGAGGATCAACTACGTAAACTGGCCCAAGTGGTCGAGCAAAGCCCGGAAAGCATCGTCATTACCGATCAAAACGGTGTGATCGAATACGTCAACGAAGTCTTTCTGCGCAATTCGGGTTACAGCCGCGAGGAAATCATCGGCCAAAATCCACGCATTCTCAAATCCGGCAAGACCTCGCCGGAAACGCATCGGGCATTTTGGGACGCCATGCTGCGCGGCGAAATCTGGAAGGGCGAATTCGTCAACAGGCGCAAGGACGGCAGCGAATACGTGGAATTCGCCATCGTGACTCCGATCCGCCAGGCCGATGGCACCATCAGCCATTACGCGGCGGTCAAGGAAAACATCACCGAAAAAAAACGCATCGGCGAGGAACTGGACAGACACCGTCATCACCTGGAGGAACTGGTAGCGAGCCGCACCGCCGAACTGGAGGCGGCCCGGGCGCAGGCGGACGCCGCCAATCAGGCCAAAAGCTCCTTTCTGGCCAATATGAGCCATGAAATTCGGACCCCGATGAATGCGATCATCGGCCTGACCTATCTGTTGCGGCAAAGCCCGTTGAACAAAGACCAGCGCGAACGTCTGGAAAAAATCGACATGGCCGCCGAACATTTGTTGGCCATCATCAATGACATTCTGGATTTATCGAAAATAGACGCCGGTTGCCTGGAACTGGAACAAACCGACTTTGCCCTGGAAACCATACTGGACCATATACGCTCGCTGATTGCCGACAAGGCTCAAGCCAAGGGTCTGAGCATCGAAGTGGATAGCGGCGGTGTTCCGCTCTGGCTGCGCGGCGATCCGACCCGGCTGCGTCAGGCCATGCTGAATTATGTCAGCAACGCGCTCAAATTCACCAAGGAAGGCAGCATTTGGCTGCGCGCCAAATTACTGGCCGAAACCGACGCGGGTTTATTGATACGGTTTGAAGTTCAGGACACCGGCATCGGCATCGCCCCGGAAAGTTTGCCCATGCTGTTTACCGCCTTTGCCCAGGCCGATGTTTCCATCACTCGCCAATACGGCGGCACCGGCTTGGGACTAGCCATCACCCGCAATCTGGCAAATATGATGGGCGGCGACGCGGGCGTGGAAAGTACGCCAAGCCATGGCAGCACGTTCTGGTTTACCGCCAAGTTACAGCGCGGCCATGGCGTCATACCCAGCGCATCCTGGGGGAAATCGGCCAACGCCGAAGCCATGCTGCGCCGGCATTTTACCGGCGCTCGGTTACTGTTGGCGGAAGACAACCCCATCAACCGGGAAGTGGCGCTGGAATTGTTGCACGGCGCTGGTCTGTCGGTGGATACCGCCGAAAACGGCCGGATTGCGTTGGAAAAGGTGCTGTCAAATAGTTACGATCTGGTCCTGATGGACGTACAAATGCCGGAAATGGACGGTTTGACCGCTACCCGGGCACTACGCTCCCGGCCGGATTTCGCGCCCTTGCCGATTTTGGCCATGACCGCCAATGCCTTCGACGACGATAGGCATGCTTGCCTGGATGCCGGCATGAACGACTTTGTCGCCAAACCGGTCAATCCCGAACAACTCTACGAGACGGTTTTGCGTTGGCTATCCGCCGACGACCGCCAGCGCTTAGCGGTGGATAGGTTTGACTCCGCCGAGCTATTATCGCCTCCTCCGGTTCCGGCCCAAGCCTTCAACCTACCCGGCGTGGATGTCACGGCCGGCCTAGGGGCCGTCAAGGGCAATAGCGCTAAATATCGCCACCTGCTGCGCATATTCGCCGAATCCCACGCCGAAGACATGAAACAGGTACAGGCTTTTCTGATCGACGGCAATATCGCGGATGCACATCGCCTGGCGCACAATCTAAAAGGCGTTTCCGCTACATTGGGCGCTCGCACGGTTTCCGATCTGGCCGCGCGCTTGGATAACGCCTTTCGCCGGGAGGCCAGCGTTGCCGAGCGCTCGGAACTGGCTAGCTTATGCGATCACGAGCTGACGCAACTGGTACAAGCCATTTTGGCCTTGCCCGTCGAAGCCGAACCCATGGAGCAGACCGATATAGGCGACATCGATCCGGAACGCTTGCGGCGGACCCTGGCCGAGCTGGAAAAACTGCTGGCCGAAAACAACGCCCTCGCCAGTAATTTAGCCAGGGACTCGGCCAATCTGCTGCGAACCAGACTGGGCAAGCGTTATAGCGAATTTTCTCGCCAAATCGATATATTCGATTATGAAACCGCGCTGGAGACCCTACGCGGCGCCAGCGACCGGACGGATTCGGAAGGATAG
- a CDS encoding PAS domain S-box protein codes for MPANPINDQAEPSDRGRILLVVLVYVLFAAGWILLSDKCIRILFSDPDQIILASTLKGWLFVAITALLLYDLMRRWFGGHSEAKFSPTTHSRQLKLLFAFLATGILALAAAGITHTFANNKSREIARLQAIAELKSRQIADWLSERHDDAEFIRANETLAEYYLNWQASGDTDSGQRLQAHLEKYRKIQGFHAVTLLDPNGDKLWGSAESPQTVAPELQAAARLAGTRQQVLHVGLYRGVSGRPRLDFIAPLASVSGSAPLVVLHVDPHDWLFPTLQNWPAPSVSGETLIFRRDGDQILYLNELRHRQNTTATLRLPILDRKLLAAQAVQHGEIRPGDALEGLDYRGEPVIGVTQAVPGSDWFLTAKLDRSELYAEAIDDADWIGFSGLLILLITGAGFQLLKQNQRLALAQALQQSQAERIREMNLLTAIVDSSNDSIFAKDLAGRFVLFNRAAADMVGKPAEAVLGQNEYAIFPAEQADQLLANERIALADNRILTNEETLGTPHGEKTFLTSKGPLHDADGNIIGLFGICRDISERIRAEQALRESENRFRALVEQSLAGIYIIQDNNLRYVNPTFAGIFGYAAPEDLIDRVPVAELVSPEYREQTLENIRRLIDGELSEIMHFIVVALRRDGRRIDIEAHGSTIDYQGRPAVIGQVLDISERKQAELSLRQNQAFKHAILDSVSASIAVLDKQGVIIAVNQPWKRFAEENGLYAGQPAAQTGIGMNYLEICRHSIGFSSEGAQAARDGILAVLEARLPQFSLEYPCHSPTRQRWFVMHATPLNIAEGGVVISHSDITARKTAEETLKYQAEELSRHNAELERFNRLMTGRELDMIALKQRINALSRQLGREAPYPLAFLDDQAQPSSREDGA; via the coding sequence ATGCCAGCCAACCCGATCAACGACCAAGCGGAACCGTCGGACCGTGGCCGAATCCTGCTCGTGGTCCTGGTGTATGTGTTATTCGCGGCCGGCTGGATATTATTATCGGACAAATGCATACGCATCCTGTTCAGCGACCCGGACCAAATCATCCTGGCCAGCACACTGAAAGGCTGGCTGTTCGTCGCTATCACCGCATTGTTGCTGTATGACCTGATGCGGCGCTGGTTCGGCGGCCATTCCGAAGCCAAATTCAGCCCAACCACCCATTCGCGCCAACTGAAACTGCTGTTCGCGTTTTTGGCAACCGGCATACTCGCACTGGCCGCCGCTGGCATTACCCATACCTTTGCGAATAACAAGTCCAGGGAAATCGCCCGATTGCAAGCCATCGCCGAGCTGAAGTCGCGCCAGATAGCCGATTGGCTGAGTGAGCGGCATGACGATGCCGAATTTATCCGGGCCAACGAGACCCTGGCCGAATATTACCTGAATTGGCAAGCATCGGGTGATACCGATAGCGGCCAACGCCTACAAGCACACTTGGAAAAATATCGGAAAATCCAAGGATTCCATGCCGTGACCCTACTCGATCCAAACGGCGATAAATTGTGGGGCAGCGCCGAGTCGCCGCAAACGGTCGCCCCCGAGTTGCAAGCCGCCGCGCGGCTGGCCGGCACCCGACAGCAGGTTCTGCATGTCGGACTATACCGAGGAGTGTCCGGGCGCCCGCGGCTGGATTTCATCGCGCCACTGGCGTCGGTGTCCGGCTCCGCGCCACTGGTGGTTTTGCACGTTGATCCGCATGACTGGTTATTCCCTACCCTGCAAAACTGGCCTGCGCCCAGCGTCAGCGGTGAAACCTTAATATTCCGGCGCGATGGCGACCAGATACTCTATCTCAACGAATTACGCCATCGACAAAACACAACAGCGACATTGCGGCTACCCATCTTGGACAGAAAACTACTGGCCGCCCAAGCAGTACAGCACGGCGAAATCCGGCCGGGTGACGCCCTGGAAGGCCTGGATTATCGCGGCGAACCGGTGATCGGCGTGACGCAAGCCGTCCCCGGCAGCGACTGGTTTCTGACCGCCAAACTTGACCGGTCCGAACTCTACGCCGAAGCCATCGACGATGCCGACTGGATCGGTTTTAGCGGCTTACTGATTCTGCTGATCACCGGCGCCGGTTTCCAGCTGTTGAAGCAGAACCAAAGGCTGGCTTTGGCCCAAGCCCTGCAGCAATCACAGGCGGAACGCATACGGGAGATGAATTTGCTGACGGCTATCGTCGACAGCTCGAACGACAGTATTTTCGCCAAGGATTTAGCCGGACGTTTCGTGCTGTTCAACCGAGCGGCCGCCGATATGGTCGGCAAGCCGGCCGAGGCGGTATTGGGCCAGAACGAATACGCTATCTTCCCGGCCGAACAGGCCGATCAGCTGCTCGCCAACGAACGTATCGCGCTTGCGGATAACCGTATTCTTACCAATGAAGAAACCCTCGGCACACCCCACGGTGAAAAAACCTTCCTGACCAGCAAGGGGCCGTTGCACGACGCCGACGGCAACATCATCGGCCTGTTCGGCATTTGCCGCGACATCAGCGAACGCATACGCGCGGAACAAGCTCTGCGCGAAAGCGAAAACCGCTTCCGGGCCTTGGTGGAACAATCGCTGGCCGGCATCTATATCATTCAGGATAATAACTTACGTTATGTCAATCCGACCTTCGCCGGCATTTTCGGCTATGCCGCGCCGGAGGATTTGATCGACCGGGTGCCGGTCGCCGAACTGGTCAGCCCGGAATACCGCGAACAGACGCTGGAAAACATACGCAGGCTGATCGACGGCGAACTGTCCGAGATCATGCATTTCATCGTTGTGGCCTTGCGCCGAGATGGCCGGCGTATTGACATCGAGGCGCACGGCTCGACTATCGACTATCAAGGCCGGCCGGCGGTGATCGGCCAAGTCCTCGACATCAGCGAACGTAAACAGGCGGAATTGAGCTTGCGTCAAAACCAGGCATTCAAACACGCCATTCTCGATTCGGTCAGCGCCTCGATTGCCGTGCTGGATAAACAAGGCGTGATTATCGCTGTCAACCAACCCTGGAAACGCTTTGCCGAGGAAAACGGGCTTTACGCCGGCCAACCGGCCGCTCAAACCGGAATAGGCATGAATTACCTGGAAATCTGCCGGCATAGCATCGGCTTCTCATCGGAGGGCGCGCAGGCGGCCAGGGATGGTATCTTAGCGGTACTGGAAGCTCGGCTGCCCCAGTTCAGTCTCGAGTATCCCTGCCATTCGCCGACCCGACAACGCTGGTTCGTGATGCACGCTACCCCATTGAACATCGCCGAGGGCGGTGTTGTGATCAGCCATTCCGACATCACCGCCCGCAAAACCGCCGAAGAAACATTGAAGTATCAGGCCGAGGAATTGTCGCGCCACAATGCCGAACTGGAACGTTTCAATCGTCTGATGACGGGACGCGAGCTGGACATGATAGCCTTGAAACAACGGATCAACGCCCTATCCCGCCAACTGGGCCGGGAAGCACCTTACCCGCTGGCTTTTCTGGATGACCAGGCCCAACCCTCTAGTCGAGAAGACGGCGCATGA
- a CDS encoding response regulator, with amino-acid sequence MNSKTLLLVEDNPQDEMLTLRALRKAGLANKIEVARDGQQALDYLFRLGEFTDRDGPDLPTLVLLDIGLPRLSGLEVLERLRADSRTALLPVVILTSSDEERDRLQCYEIGANSFVRKPVDFAEFAETVTRLGVYWLLTNEPAPAR; translated from the coding sequence ATGAATAGCAAAACCCTGCTGTTGGTGGAAGACAATCCCCAGGATGAAATGCTGACCTTGCGTGCCTTGCGCAAAGCCGGCCTGGCCAACAAAATCGAGGTGGCGCGAGACGGCCAACAGGCGCTGGATTATCTATTCCGGCTCGGCGAATTTACCGACCGGGACGGTCCCGATCTACCCACCCTGGTGTTACTCGACATCGGCCTGCCTCGGCTGTCCGGCCTGGAAGTGCTGGAACGCCTGCGCGCCGATAGCCGCACCGCATTACTGCCGGTGGTGATACTCACGTCTTCCGATGAGGAACGCGACCGCCTGCAATGCTATGAAATTGGCGCCAACAGCTTCGTGCGCAAACCGGTGGACTTCGCCGAATTCGCCGAAACCGTCACGCGCCTGGGCGTGTACTGGCTGCTGACGAACGAACCCGCGCCGGCGCGCTGA
- a CDS encoding sensor histidine kinase, whose amino-acid sequence MMIDQLNLLFAVKDYIPHGYCLSWSPNLVMIYAISDLLIFIAYFSMPLALAYFARRRADFPYQWLLWLFAAFIMACGTTHLMGAIVLWTPLYGLDALLRAATALLSVITAAVLWPLLPHALKLPSPAQLRLINQDLQSEIAERRRIEEELRIAKAAAEEGLLRQRMLMAAIVESSQDAIIGKTLDNIGTSWNRAAERIFGYSADEMIGRSLLCLIAPEQHDDEQQRLDSIRRGESINQLETQLIRKNGNRIDVSVTLSPILDLAGQVVGASQIVRDITEQKRVAAQIRELNANLEQKVNLRTLELSAANRELDSFAYAVSHDLRAPLRAMSGFSRALIEDYGDSLQGESRVYLQQIDLASRKMGELIDGLLTLSRGTRGELRHDALDISLMSQHLLAELAKNEPERQVSIEVESGLQAYGDARMLEVVMANLLSNAWKYTAGTDPAMIRVHAEQRDGVRHFCVADNGAGFDMAHANRLFQPFQRLHRQDEFPGIGIGLATVQRIINRHGGGISARGEAGKGAVFCFTLPEQRPESARDQ is encoded by the coding sequence ATGATGATCGACCAACTCAACCTGTTGTTTGCGGTGAAGGATTACATCCCTCACGGCTATTGCCTGAGCTGGTCGCCGAACCTGGTCATGATTTACGCGATCAGTGACCTGTTGATTTTTATAGCGTATTTTTCGATGCCGCTGGCATTGGCCTATTTCGCGCGGCGGCGCGCGGACTTCCCCTACCAATGGCTGCTGTGGCTGTTTGCCGCGTTTATCATGGCTTGCGGCACGACCCATCTGATGGGGGCTATTGTGCTGTGGACGCCGCTATATGGCCTGGACGCCCTGCTGAGAGCGGCCACCGCGCTGCTATCGGTCATCACCGCCGCCGTGCTGTGGCCCTTGCTGCCGCATGCATTGAAACTGCCCAGCCCCGCTCAATTGCGGCTAATCAACCAAGATCTGCAAAGCGAAATCGCCGAACGCCGCCGGATCGAGGAAGAATTGAGAATAGCCAAGGCCGCCGCCGAGGAAGGTCTGCTGCGGCAGCGGATGCTAATGGCCGCCATTGTCGAGTCTTCCCAAGATGCCATCATCGGCAAGACCCTGGACAATATCGGTACCAGCTGGAATCGGGCTGCTGAACGGATTTTCGGTTACTCGGCGGATGAGATGATAGGCCGCTCCCTGCTCTGCCTGATAGCGCCGGAACAGCACGACGACGAACAACAGCGGCTGGACAGCATAAGGCGCGGTGAATCGATCAATCAATTGGAAACCCAACTGATCCGCAAAAACGGTAACCGGATAGACGTGTCCGTCACTCTGTCGCCGATTCTGGACCTCGCCGGCCAGGTGGTCGGTGCATCGCAAATCGTCAGGGACATCACCGAGCAAAAACGGGTGGCGGCCCAAATCCGGGAACTGAATGCCAATCTCGAACAAAAGGTCAACCTACGCACGCTCGAACTCAGCGCGGCAAATCGCGAACTGGACAGCTTCGCCTATGCGGTGTCTCACGATTTGCGCGCGCCGCTGCGAGCCATGAGCGGATTCAGCCGAGCCCTGATCGAGGATTACGGCGACAGCTTACAGGGCGAATCCAGGGTTTATCTGCAACAAATCGACCTGGCCAGCCGCAAGATGGGCGAATTGATTGACGGCCTGTTGACGCTTTCACGCGGCACGCGCGGCGAGTTGCGGCATGATGCATTGGACATTTCCTTAATGTCGCAACACCTGCTGGCCGAACTGGCCAAAAACGAGCCCGAACGCCAGGTATCGATCGAGGTGGAGAGCGGATTACAGGCTTATGGCGATGCTCGCATGCTGGAAGTGGTGATGGCCAATCTACTGAGCAATGCCTGGAAATACACTGCGGGGACCGATCCGGCCATGATACGGGTCCATGCCGAGCAACGCGATGGAGTGCGCCACTTTTGCGTGGCCGACAACGGCGCCGGTTTCGATATGGCGCACGCCAACCGCCTGTTTCAGCCCTTTCAGCGTCTGCACCGGCAGGATGAATTCCCCGGCATCGGTATCGGCCTGGCCACCGTGCAACGCATCATAAACCGGCACGGCGGCGGCATATCGGCGCGGGGCGAAGCGGGCAAGGGCGCGGTATTCTGTTTTACCTTGCCCGAACAGCGCCCGGAATCGGCGCGAGACCAATAG